One window from the genome of Gopherus evgoodei ecotype Sinaloan lineage chromosome 2, rGopEvg1_v1.p, whole genome shotgun sequence encodes:
- the ZBTB47 gene encoding zinc finger and BTB domain-containing protein 47 isoform X2, which yields MPLGIALAVYRSLQLIVEKTTDYPSAEYSLVEDVALHFTCLMDRLNEQRLFQPDLCDVDIVLVQQKSIFPAHKGVLAAYSQFFHSLFTQNKQLQRVELSLEALTSQGLQQILNFIYTSKLLVNSCNVQDVLNAAAVLQMSNIASSCQELINTRSLSLAMASDMALPPDACGNAIPPQYYCEIKQEVDSLHPKIYAREGNDPYSVRVEDRVDGGGNQHLPAVPAKQYYKEEKDSGLATMCKMEGGESEEDLDSQGSYNREQIIVEVNLNNQTLNVSKGMEGKPTTNEAAAVISRPDGDGHDTEEEGEEENEEAGEEEEEEDAEVGEEDEEEHSEEEDLEETTEEEEEEEDDEEASEVKREKSGQPRRGTRSSKATKSTMSTRSQDLAKAVDEEEGQRGRKRKKEQDGLGPKVKLEEKQHYPCKKCPRVFNNRWYLEKHMNVTHSRMQICDKCGKRFLLESELLLHHQTDCEKNIQCVTCGKAFKKLWSLHEHNKIVHGYAEKKFSCEICEKKFYTMAHVRKHMVAHTKDMPFTCETCGKSFKRSMSLKVHSLQHSGEKPFKCENCNERFQYKYQLRSHMSIHIGHKQFMCQWCGKDFNMKQYFDEHMKTHTGEKPYICEICGKSFTSRPNMKRHRRTHTGEKPYPCDVCGQRFRFSNMLKAHKEKCFRVSNPLASDTTNPANNGGSLSVPQGAPSPHSLTLPLLHPVPPPPHLPPPPPLFPAGRVNSNN from the exons ATGCCCCTTGGCATCGCTCTGGCAGTGTATAGGAGTCTTCAG ctgaTAGTTGAAAAGACAACTGACTACCCTTCCGCTGAATACTCTCTGGTGGAGGATGTAGCCCTCCACTTCACGTGTTTGATGGACAGACTGAATGAGCAGCGCCTGTTTCAGCCGGACCTGTGCGATGTGGACATCGTCCTAGTTCAGCAGAAGAGCATCTTCCCCGCCCACAAGGGGGTCCTTGCCGCGTACAGCCAGTTCTTCCACTCTCTCTTCACCCAGAACAAGCAGCTGCAGCGGGTAGAGCTCTCCTTGGAGGCTTTGACTTCCCAAGGCCTCCAGCAGATCCTCAACTTCATCTACACCTCCAAGCTGCTGGTGAactcctgcaatgtgcaggatgtcCTGAACGCCGCCGCCGTGCTGCAGATGAGCAACATCGCCTCCTCCTGCCAGGAGCTCATCAACACCAGATCCCTCAGCCTGGCCATGGCCAGCgacatggccctgccccctgacGCCTGTGGCAATGCTATCCCCCCGCAGTACTACTGTGAGATTAAGCAAGAGGTGGACTCTCTGCACCCCAAGATCTATGCCCGGGAAGGAAACGATCCCTACTCGGTGCGAGTAGAGGACAGGGTGGATGGAGGTGGCAACCAGCACCTCCCGGCTGTGCCTGCCAAGCAGTATTACAAGGAGGAGAAGGACAGTGGCCTGGCCACCATGTGTAAGATGGAGGGCGGGGAATCTGAGGAGGATCTGGACAGCCAGGGCTCTTACAACCGGGAGCAGATCATTGTGGAGGTGAACCTCAACAACCAAACCCTCAATGTTTCCAAGGGGATGGAAGGGAAGCCCACCACCAACGAAGCTGCCGCCGTGATTAGCCGACCAGATGGGGATGGACATGACAccgaggaggaaggggaggaggaaaatgaggaagcgggggaggaggaggaggaggaggacgctgaggtgggggaggaggatgaggaggagcaCAGCGAAGAGGAAGACCTGGAGGAgaccacagaggaggaggaggaagaggaggacgatgAAGAGGCGTCCGAAGTGAAAAGGGAAAAATCTGGGCAGCCCCGCAGGGGGACCAGGTCGTCTAAGGCCACCAAGTCCACCATGTCCACCAGGTCCCAGGATCTGGCCAAGGCGGTGGATGAAGAGGAGGGCCAGcgtgggaggaagaggaaaaaggagCAGGATGGGCTGGGCCCGAAAGTCAAGCTGGAGGAAAAGCAGCACTACCCCTGCAAGAAGTGCCCCCGCGTCTTCAACAACCGCTGGTACTTGGAGAAGCACATGAACGTCACCCACAGCCGCATGCAGATCTGCGACAAGTGTGGCAAGCGCTTCCTGCTGGAGAGCGAGCTCCTACTGCACCATCAGACGGACTGCGAGAAGAACATTCAG TGTGTGACGTGTGGGAAAGCATTTAAGAAACTCTGGTCTCTGCATGAACACAATAAAATTGTCCATGGCTACGCAGAGAAGAAGTTCTCCTGTGAAATCTGTGAGAAGAAATTCTACACCATGGCACATGTGCGGAAACACATGGTTG CTCACACCAAGGATATGCCGTTCACATGTGAGACGTGTGGGAAGTCGTTCAAACGCAGCATGTCCCTGAAAGTCCATTCTCTTCAGCACTCTGGGGAAAAGCCTTTTAAATGTGAG AACTGCAACGAGCGGTTCCAGTACAAGTACCAGCTTCGCTCTCATATGAGCATCCACATTGGACACAAACAGTTCATGTGCCAGTGGTGCGGAAAGGACTTCAACATGAAACAGTATTTCGATGAGCACATGAAAACACACACGG GTGAGAAGCCCTACATCTGCGAGATCTGCGGCAAGAGCTTCACCAGCCGCCCCAACATGAAGCGCCACCGCCGGACCCACACGGGAGAAAAGCCCTACCCCTGCGACGTGTGCGGCCAGCGTTTCCGCTTCTCCAACATGCTCAAGGCCCACAAGGAGAAGTGCTTCCGGGTCAGCAACCCCCTGGCTTCGGACACCACCAACCCCGCCAACAATGGCGGCAGCCTTTCCGTTCCCCAGGGTGCCCCTTCgcctcactcactcactttgCCACTGCTCCACCCCGTGCCCCCTCCTCCGCACCTACCGCCACCGCCTCCCCTGTTCCCAGCCGGGCGGGTCAATTCGAACAACTAG
- the ZBTB47 gene encoding zinc finger and BTB domain-containing protein 47 isoform X3 has protein sequence MLIVEKTTDYPSAEYSLVEDVALHFTCLMDRLNEQRLFQPDLCDVDIVLVQQKSIFPAHKGVLAAYSQFFHSLFTQNKQLQRVELSLEALTSQGLQQILNFIYTSKLLVNSCNVQDVLNAAAVLQMSNIASSCQELINTRSLSLAMASDMALPPDACGNAIPPQYYCEIKQEVDSLHPKIYAREGNDPYSVRVEDRVDGGGNQHLPAVPAKQYYKEEKDSGLATMCKMEGGESEEDLDSQGSYNREQIIVEVNLNNQTLNVSKGMEGKPTTNEAAAVISRPDGDGHDTEEEGEEENEEAGEEEEEEDAEVGEEDEEEHSEEEDLEETTEEEEEEEDDEEASEVKREKSGQPRRGTRSSKATKSTMSTRSQDLAKAVDEEEGQRGRKRKKEQDGLGPKVKLEEKQHYPCKKCPRVFNNRWYLEKHMNVTHSRMQICDKCGKRFLLESELLLHHQTDCEKNIQCVTCGKAFKKLWSLHEHNKIVHGYAEKKFSCEICEKKFYTMAHVRKHMVAHTKDMPFTCETCGKSFKRSMSLKVHSLQHSGEKPFKCENCNERFQYKYQLRSHMSIHIGHKQFMCQWCGKDFNMKQYFDEHMKTHTGEKPYICEICGKSFTSRPNMKRHRRTHTGEKPYPCDVCGQRFRFSNMLKAHKEKCFRVSNPLASDTTNPANNGGSLSVPQGAPSPHSLTLPLLHPVPPPPHLPPPPPLFPAGRVNSNN, from the exons ctgaTAGTTGAAAAGACAACTGACTACCCTTCCGCTGAATACTCTCTGGTGGAGGATGTAGCCCTCCACTTCACGTGTTTGATGGACAGACTGAATGAGCAGCGCCTGTTTCAGCCGGACCTGTGCGATGTGGACATCGTCCTAGTTCAGCAGAAGAGCATCTTCCCCGCCCACAAGGGGGTCCTTGCCGCGTACAGCCAGTTCTTCCACTCTCTCTTCACCCAGAACAAGCAGCTGCAGCGGGTAGAGCTCTCCTTGGAGGCTTTGACTTCCCAAGGCCTCCAGCAGATCCTCAACTTCATCTACACCTCCAAGCTGCTGGTGAactcctgcaatgtgcaggatgtcCTGAACGCCGCCGCCGTGCTGCAGATGAGCAACATCGCCTCCTCCTGCCAGGAGCTCATCAACACCAGATCCCTCAGCCTGGCCATGGCCAGCgacatggccctgccccctgacGCCTGTGGCAATGCTATCCCCCCGCAGTACTACTGTGAGATTAAGCAAGAGGTGGACTCTCTGCACCCCAAGATCTATGCCCGGGAAGGAAACGATCCCTACTCGGTGCGAGTAGAGGACAGGGTGGATGGAGGTGGCAACCAGCACCTCCCGGCTGTGCCTGCCAAGCAGTATTACAAGGAGGAGAAGGACAGTGGCCTGGCCACCATGTGTAAGATGGAGGGCGGGGAATCTGAGGAGGATCTGGACAGCCAGGGCTCTTACAACCGGGAGCAGATCATTGTGGAGGTGAACCTCAACAACCAAACCCTCAATGTTTCCAAGGGGATGGAAGGGAAGCCCACCACCAACGAAGCTGCCGCCGTGATTAGCCGACCAGATGGGGATGGACATGACAccgaggaggaaggggaggaggaaaatgaggaagcgggggaggaggaggaggaggaggacgctgaggtgggggaggaggatgaggaggagcaCAGCGAAGAGGAAGACCTGGAGGAgaccacagaggaggaggaggaagaggaggacgatgAAGAGGCGTCCGAAGTGAAAAGGGAAAAATCTGGGCAGCCCCGCAGGGGGACCAGGTCGTCTAAGGCCACCAAGTCCACCATGTCCACCAGGTCCCAGGATCTGGCCAAGGCGGTGGATGAAGAGGAGGGCCAGcgtgggaggaagaggaaaaaggagCAGGATGGGCTGGGCCCGAAAGTCAAGCTGGAGGAAAAGCAGCACTACCCCTGCAAGAAGTGCCCCCGCGTCTTCAACAACCGCTGGTACTTGGAGAAGCACATGAACGTCACCCACAGCCGCATGCAGATCTGCGACAAGTGTGGCAAGCGCTTCCTGCTGGAGAGCGAGCTCCTACTGCACCATCAGACGGACTGCGAGAAGAACATTCAG TGTGTGACGTGTGGGAAAGCATTTAAGAAACTCTGGTCTCTGCATGAACACAATAAAATTGTCCATGGCTACGCAGAGAAGAAGTTCTCCTGTGAAATCTGTGAGAAGAAATTCTACACCATGGCACATGTGCGGAAACACATGGTTG CTCACACCAAGGATATGCCGTTCACATGTGAGACGTGTGGGAAGTCGTTCAAACGCAGCATGTCCCTGAAAGTCCATTCTCTTCAGCACTCTGGGGAAAAGCCTTTTAAATGTGAG AACTGCAACGAGCGGTTCCAGTACAAGTACCAGCTTCGCTCTCATATGAGCATCCACATTGGACACAAACAGTTCATGTGCCAGTGGTGCGGAAAGGACTTCAACATGAAACAGTATTTCGATGAGCACATGAAAACACACACGG GTGAGAAGCCCTACATCTGCGAGATCTGCGGCAAGAGCTTCACCAGCCGCCCCAACATGAAGCGCCACCGCCGGACCCACACGGGAGAAAAGCCCTACCCCTGCGACGTGTGCGGCCAGCGTTTCCGCTTCTCCAACATGCTCAAGGCCCACAAGGAGAAGTGCTTCCGGGTCAGCAACCCCCTGGCTTCGGACACCACCAACCCCGCCAACAATGGCGGCAGCCTTTCCGTTCCCCAGGGTGCCCCTTCgcctcactcactcactttgCCACTGCTCCACCCCGTGCCCCCTCCTCCGCACCTACCGCCACCGCCTCCCCTGTTCCCAGCCGGGCGGGTCAATTCGAACAACTAG
- the ZBTB47 gene encoding zinc finger and BTB domain-containing protein 47 isoform X1 — protein MSYPSCLTTQISFRKTVLLTAFFSFESSFNGCKKDQTSGSELFTMPRALSFCKLIVEKTTDYPSAEYSLVEDVALHFTCLMDRLNEQRLFQPDLCDVDIVLVQQKSIFPAHKGVLAAYSQFFHSLFTQNKQLQRVELSLEALTSQGLQQILNFIYTSKLLVNSCNVQDVLNAAAVLQMSNIASSCQELINTRSLSLAMASDMALPPDACGNAIPPQYYCEIKQEVDSLHPKIYAREGNDPYSVRVEDRVDGGGNQHLPAVPAKQYYKEEKDSGLATMCKMEGGESEEDLDSQGSYNREQIIVEVNLNNQTLNVSKGMEGKPTTNEAAAVISRPDGDGHDTEEEGEEENEEAGEEEEEEDAEVGEEDEEEHSEEEDLEETTEEEEEEEDDEEASEVKREKSGQPRRGTRSSKATKSTMSTRSQDLAKAVDEEEGQRGRKRKKEQDGLGPKVKLEEKQHYPCKKCPRVFNNRWYLEKHMNVTHSRMQICDKCGKRFLLESELLLHHQTDCEKNIQCVTCGKAFKKLWSLHEHNKIVHGYAEKKFSCEICEKKFYTMAHVRKHMVAHTKDMPFTCETCGKSFKRSMSLKVHSLQHSGEKPFKCENCNERFQYKYQLRSHMSIHIGHKQFMCQWCGKDFNMKQYFDEHMKTHTGEKPYICEICGKSFTSRPNMKRHRRTHTGEKPYPCDVCGQRFRFSNMLKAHKEKCFRVSNPLASDTTNPANNGGSLSVPQGAPSPHSLTLPLLHPVPPPPHLPPPPPLFPAGRVNSNN, from the exons ATGAGTTATCCCAGTTGCTTAACAACACAGATTTCATTCAGGAAAACTGTCCTGCttacagcttttttttcttttgagtctTCATTTAATGGATGCAAAAAAGACCAAACTTCTGGTTCTGAACTCTTCACCATGCCAAGGGCCCTCTCATTCTGCAAG ctgaTAGTTGAAAAGACAACTGACTACCCTTCCGCTGAATACTCTCTGGTGGAGGATGTAGCCCTCCACTTCACGTGTTTGATGGACAGACTGAATGAGCAGCGCCTGTTTCAGCCGGACCTGTGCGATGTGGACATCGTCCTAGTTCAGCAGAAGAGCATCTTCCCCGCCCACAAGGGGGTCCTTGCCGCGTACAGCCAGTTCTTCCACTCTCTCTTCACCCAGAACAAGCAGCTGCAGCGGGTAGAGCTCTCCTTGGAGGCTTTGACTTCCCAAGGCCTCCAGCAGATCCTCAACTTCATCTACACCTCCAAGCTGCTGGTGAactcctgcaatgtgcaggatgtcCTGAACGCCGCCGCCGTGCTGCAGATGAGCAACATCGCCTCCTCCTGCCAGGAGCTCATCAACACCAGATCCCTCAGCCTGGCCATGGCCAGCgacatggccctgccccctgacGCCTGTGGCAATGCTATCCCCCCGCAGTACTACTGTGAGATTAAGCAAGAGGTGGACTCTCTGCACCCCAAGATCTATGCCCGGGAAGGAAACGATCCCTACTCGGTGCGAGTAGAGGACAGGGTGGATGGAGGTGGCAACCAGCACCTCCCGGCTGTGCCTGCCAAGCAGTATTACAAGGAGGAGAAGGACAGTGGCCTGGCCACCATGTGTAAGATGGAGGGCGGGGAATCTGAGGAGGATCTGGACAGCCAGGGCTCTTACAACCGGGAGCAGATCATTGTGGAGGTGAACCTCAACAACCAAACCCTCAATGTTTCCAAGGGGATGGAAGGGAAGCCCACCACCAACGAAGCTGCCGCCGTGATTAGCCGACCAGATGGGGATGGACATGACAccgaggaggaaggggaggaggaaaatgaggaagcgggggaggaggaggaggaggaggacgctgaggtgggggaggaggatgaggaggagcaCAGCGAAGAGGAAGACCTGGAGGAgaccacagaggaggaggaggaagaggaggacgatgAAGAGGCGTCCGAAGTGAAAAGGGAAAAATCTGGGCAGCCCCGCAGGGGGACCAGGTCGTCTAAGGCCACCAAGTCCACCATGTCCACCAGGTCCCAGGATCTGGCCAAGGCGGTGGATGAAGAGGAGGGCCAGcgtgggaggaagaggaaaaaggagCAGGATGGGCTGGGCCCGAAAGTCAAGCTGGAGGAAAAGCAGCACTACCCCTGCAAGAAGTGCCCCCGCGTCTTCAACAACCGCTGGTACTTGGAGAAGCACATGAACGTCACCCACAGCCGCATGCAGATCTGCGACAAGTGTGGCAAGCGCTTCCTGCTGGAGAGCGAGCTCCTACTGCACCATCAGACGGACTGCGAGAAGAACATTCAG TGTGTGACGTGTGGGAAAGCATTTAAGAAACTCTGGTCTCTGCATGAACACAATAAAATTGTCCATGGCTACGCAGAGAAGAAGTTCTCCTGTGAAATCTGTGAGAAGAAATTCTACACCATGGCACATGTGCGGAAACACATGGTTG CTCACACCAAGGATATGCCGTTCACATGTGAGACGTGTGGGAAGTCGTTCAAACGCAGCATGTCCCTGAAAGTCCATTCTCTTCAGCACTCTGGGGAAAAGCCTTTTAAATGTGAG AACTGCAACGAGCGGTTCCAGTACAAGTACCAGCTTCGCTCTCATATGAGCATCCACATTGGACACAAACAGTTCATGTGCCAGTGGTGCGGAAAGGACTTCAACATGAAACAGTATTTCGATGAGCACATGAAAACACACACGG GTGAGAAGCCCTACATCTGCGAGATCTGCGGCAAGAGCTTCACCAGCCGCCCCAACATGAAGCGCCACCGCCGGACCCACACGGGAGAAAAGCCCTACCCCTGCGACGTGTGCGGCCAGCGTTTCCGCTTCTCCAACATGCTCAAGGCCCACAAGGAGAAGTGCTTCCGGGTCAGCAACCCCCTGGCTTCGGACACCACCAACCCCGCCAACAATGGCGGCAGCCTTTCCGTTCCCCAGGGTGCCCCTTCgcctcactcactcactttgCCACTGCTCCACCCCGTGCCCCCTCCTCCGCACCTACCGCCACCGCCTCCCCTGTTCCCAGCCGGGCGGGTCAATTCGAACAACTAG